From Triticum urartu cultivar G1812 chromosome 2, Tu2.1, whole genome shotgun sequence, a single genomic window includes:
- the LOC125534321 gene encoding receptor-like protein 45 has translation MVHLSSACSVEERAVLMDIRSSLRRAHSLVSPDLWGHDDDECCSWKTVTCNNTTQRVTHLDLSSVYASDVGDRWYLNLSVFSAFHELQSLDLSLNFPCSLSFEGLIGLPRLRYLDLSLTSLGGGSLEFIGACVSLEVLALNNNNITGGFQDAAFNNLRNLRQLSMSMNRLHGNLPASLFALPHLKILDLSENIFDGHIPLSSSSRPISLEVLDLSDNHLTGIIPITAFKNIRNLNMGSNLFSGSLPVSILELPHLKFLDLSYNHFEGGFPIKFSLEQVPLEALHLDGNNMSGPLPTEQAFENLRNLRQLYLSSNQFSGNIPTLAFQNLQNLRELSLSSNQFIGNIPSLLFSLPHIELLDLSSNFFSGPIPINQSPNLSLSLKSLRLSQNKLSGRFSFIWLGDLIKLEEIDLSGNANLVVHVNIPGWTPPFQLKQLLLSGCDLDKSIIAEPHFLDTQRHLEVLDLSNNNLSVSMPNWLFTKEATLQELYLGNNSLTGSLDPIWHTQSFLQVINLHMNHVTGQLPVNISLMFPRLLILDVSSNNFFGHIPTSLCGINFMTFLDLSNNNFSGEVPACVFTNYPMLVSLKVSNNKLGGLIFGGMNNLSITSELYLDGNKFEGTVPRDLSGGTLMVIDLHDNELSGKLDMSLWNMSSLKVLNLACNHITGKIHPQICSFTRLELLDISSNNLTGSVPNCSCMLLHFLNLSGNSLSSHISYPFFNISSLIALDIRNNQFAGNLHWICYLDNIRLLSLGGNKFEGQVTPNLCELLHLRIIDLSHNKLSGSLPSCIGNFFFKGDRGDQIFQVVLTSLPYSLKPYDNPYGLRGFSFTTKGNMYTYGRSFFVSMSGIDLSANMLHGEIPWELGNMSHIKSLNLSYNFFVGPIPETFGGMEEIESLDLSHNELSGPIPWQLVRLCSLGVFSVAYNNLSGCIPNSGQLGSFGMESYLANTNLHQITQGNMCTPSLDPIAEEDVCEMFGDPILYMVMAAGFILAFWATVAFSLFHPYGTSVMFKL, from the exons ATGGTTCACTTGTCCTCTGCCTGCTCCGTGGAGGAGAGGGCTGTCCTGATGGACATCCGGTCTTCACTGAGGAGAGCACACTCCCTGGTTTCACCTGATTTATGGGGGCACGATGATGATGAATGCTGCTCGTGGAAGACTGTGACATGCAACAATACCACCCAACGAGTGACTCATCTTGACCTTTCCTCAGTATATGCATCAGATGTAGGTGATCGTTGGTATTTAAACTTGTCGGTGTTTTCTGCATTCCACGAGCTTCAGTCCCTAGATCTATCACTCAATTTTCCCTGTTCGCTAAGCTTTGAGG GATTGATTGGACTACCCAGGCTTCGATACCTTGACCTCAGTCTCACTTCGCTTGGAGGGGGTTCCCTGGAATTTATCGGGGCATGTGTTTCACTGGAAGTCTTAGCTCTCAACAACAACAACATTACTGGAGGTTTTCAAGATGCAG CTTTCAATAATCTTAGAAACTTGCGACAATTGAGTATGTCTATGAATAGACTCCACGGAAACCTCCCGGCATCTCTATTTGCACTTCCTCACCTAAAAATCCTAGATCTCTCAGAGAATATCTTCGATGGGCATATTCCACTTAGTTCGTCATCACGACCAATTTCCCTGGAAGTATTAGATCTCAGCGATAATCACCTCACTGGAATTATCCCGATTACAG CTTTTAAGAACATCAGGAACTTGAATATGGGTAGCAATCTATTCAGTGGATCTCTCCCTGTGTCAATACTTGAACTTCCTCATCTGAAGTTCCTAGATCTCTCATACAATCATTTTGAGGGAGGTTTTCCTATTAAGTTTTCTTTGGAACAAGTTCCACTTGAAGCCTTACATCTCGATGGTAATAACATGAGTGGACCTCTTCCGACTGAACAAG CATTTGAAAATCTCCGGAACCTACGGCAGTTGTATTTGAGTTCCAACCAATTCAGCGGAAACATTCCAACATTAGCATTTCAAAATCTCCAGAACCTGCGAGAATTGTCTTTGAGTTCCAATCAATTCATTGGAAACATTCCATCATTATTGTTTTCTCTACCACATATTGAACTGTTGGATCTCTCATCAAACTTCTTCAGCGGACCAATTCCTATAAATCAATCTCCGAATCTTTCACTGTCACTTAAGAGTCTTCGATTGTCCCAAAACAAATTGAGTGGTAGATTTTCTTTCATTTGGCTTGGAGACCTCATAAAACTAGAAGAGATAGACCTTTCAGGCAATGCTAACCTAGTTGTCCATGTCAATATTCCTGGATGGACACCCCCTTTCCAACTGAAACAGTTATTGCTCTCTGGTTGTGACCTTGACAAGAGCATTATTGCGGAACCACATTTTTTAGACACACAGCGTCATTTAGAGGTGCTTGATTTGTCCAATAATAACTTGTCAGTTAGCATGCCGAATTGGTTGTTTACAAAGGAAGCAACACTACAGGAACTATATCTTGGAAATAACTCGCTAACTGGATCGCTAGACCCAATATGGCACACCCAGTCTTTTCTCCAGGTTATCAACTTACACATGAACCATGTCACAGGACAGCTGCCAGTCAACATCAGTTTAATGTTTCCAAGGTTGCTGATTCTGGATGTTTCTAGTAACAACTTCTTTGGGCACATACCAACTTCATTGTGCGGGATCAACTTCATGACGTTTTTAGACCTATCAAACAACAATTTTTCTGGGGAAGTTCCAGCTTGTGTGTTCACTAATTATCCCATGCTAGTGAGCTTAAAGGTCTCAAACAATAAGCTTGGTGGTCTGATTTTCGGTGGAATGAATAACCTGTCCATTACGTCGGAACTGTACCTGGATGGTAACAAATTCGAAGGGACGGTGCCTCGTGATCTGTCAGGAGGGACTTTAATGGTTATTGATTTGCATGACAACGAGTTATCTGGCAAACTTGATATGTCATTATGGAATATGTCTTCCTTGAAAGTCCTGAATCTTGCTTGCAATCATATAACTGGCAAAATTCATCCACAAATTTGCAGCTTTACCAGACTTGAACTTTTAGATATATCGAGCAACAATCTTACAGGGTCGGTACCGAACTGTAGCTGCATGTTGCTCCATTTTCTTAACCTGTCTGGGAATTCCTTATCTAGCCATATTTCCTATCCCTTCTTCAACATATCAAGTCTGATTGCCTTGGATATCAGAAACAATCAGTTTGCAGGCAACCTCCATTGGATATGTTATCTTGATAACATTAGGCTGCTTTCCTTGGGCGGAAATAAGTTTGAAGGGCAGGTCACTCCAAACTTGTGTGAACTCTTGCACTTGAGGATAATTGACTTGTCTCATAACAAGCTTTCAGGTTCATTACCCTCATGTATTGGTAATTTCTTTTTCAAAGGTGACAGGGGCGATCAAATTTTCCAGGTAGTATTAACGAGTTTACCGTACTCACTTAAGCCATATGACAATCCTTATGGCTTGAGAGGTTTTAGCTTTACTACCAAAGGGAATATGTACACATATGGTCGAAGTTTCTTTGTTTCAATGTCCGGCATCGACCTATCTGCGAATATGCTGCATGGAGAAATTCCTTGGGAGTTAGGAAACATGAGCCATATCAAATCCCTTAACTTGTCATACAATTTCTTTGTTGGCCCGATCCCAGAGACCTTTGGCGGCATGGAGGAGATTGAAAGCTTGGACCTCTCACACAATGAGCTGAGTGGACCAATACCTTGGCAGCTAGTGCGGTTATGTTCATTGGGGGTGTTCTCTGTGGCATACAACAACTTGTCAGGATGCATACCGAACTCTGGTCAGCTTGGCTCATTCGGCATGGAGAGCTACCTAGCCAACACCAACCTTCACCAGATTACGCAGGGGAACATGTGCACTCCCAGCCTAGACCCCATAGCGGAGGAAGATGTGTGTGAGATGTTTGGTGACCCAATCCTATACATGGTCATGGCTGCCGGGTTTATTTTGGCATTTTGGGCCACTGTTGCTTTTTCATTATTCCATCCGTACGGGACGTCTGTAATGTTCAAGCTGTAG